The following are encoded together in the Kribbella sp. CA-293567 genome:
- a CDS encoding DUF3105 domain-containing protein, with protein sequence MKTARRWGRLVSVLVTSLSVLTMSGMAVGVLLGSFADKAALACDQVPGTPQPFEGKRHIAYSGEEHEPYRSMPPTSGPHSPRVVPPGIYRKPITEELQVHVLEHGHVMLQYAPDVPADVVKEIERLGRQYPRDVVVAPYPKLGRGIALSGWQRSQRLDTLDEAAILAFVKAVPGRYDHQWRNGATDCLPPHPPAEGEN encoded by the coding sequence ATGAAGACCGCGCGGCGCTGGGGCCGGCTGGTCAGCGTCCTCGTCACCAGCCTGAGCGTGCTGACCATGTCGGGGATGGCGGTCGGCGTGCTGCTCGGGTCCTTCGCGGACAAGGCGGCGCTGGCCTGCGACCAGGTCCCCGGCACACCGCAGCCGTTCGAGGGCAAACGCCATATCGCTTACAGCGGTGAGGAACACGAGCCGTACCGCTCGATGCCGCCGACCTCCGGGCCGCACTCACCCCGGGTGGTCCCGCCGGGGATCTACCGCAAACCGATCACCGAAGAGCTGCAGGTGCACGTGCTCGAACACGGCCACGTGATGCTGCAGTACGCCCCCGACGTACCGGCCGACGTGGTGAAGGAGATCGAGCGGCTCGGACGGCAGTATCCGCGGGACGTGGTGGTCGCGCCGTACCCGAAGCTCGGACGCGGGATCGCGCTCAGTGGCTGGCAGCGCTCGCAGCGGCTGGACACACTGGACGAGGCGGCCATCCTTGCCTTCGTCAAGGCGGTGCCCGGGCGGTACGACCACCAATGGCGCAACGGCGCGACCGACTGCCTGCCGCCGCATCCGCCGGCCGAGGGCGAGAACTGA
- a CDS encoding carboxyl transferase domain-containing protein, with the protein MSARELIEVVLDAGSFESWDQPIQLDPATGKPWDGSTAGGASYRAQLEAAERRAGTDEAVVTGRGLMRGRPVAVVVSEFAFLGGSIGRAAATRITDAVLRATAEQLPILASTASGGTRMQEGAPAFVEMVRISRALMAHKAAGLPYLVHLRHPTTGGVFASWGSLGHITVAEPGALVGFLGPKVYEALYDQPFPSGVQTSEHLAAYGVVDGVVEAADLPVLLDRALAVLVDPPDEPTLERRTGEIGPADGWDSVLRTRRPDRAGVRELLRYAATSTVRLTEPDASMLVALTRLDGQPCVLVGQDRSQDKPMGPTALRQARRGMHLAEDLGLPLVTVIDTPGAELSAAAEEGGIGAEIAQCIATLATLQVPTISILLGQGTGGGALALLPATTVIAAEHAWLAPLPPEGASAIMHGDTTQAATLAAAQHITSTALRADGTVHHIVPEPPGDTAESLSRALAAECAARLTG; encoded by the coding sequence ATGAGCGCCCGCGAGCTGATCGAGGTCGTCCTGGACGCCGGTTCGTTCGAGTCGTGGGACCAGCCGATCCAGCTCGACCCGGCCACCGGCAAGCCGTGGGACGGGAGCACGGCGGGCGGCGCGTCGTACCGGGCCCAGCTCGAGGCGGCGGAGCGGCGGGCCGGGACCGACGAGGCTGTGGTCACCGGCCGAGGTCTGATGCGCGGACGGCCCGTTGCGGTGGTGGTCAGCGAATTCGCCTTCCTGGGCGGCTCGATCGGTCGCGCCGCGGCCACGCGGATCACCGACGCCGTACTCCGGGCGACGGCCGAGCAGCTGCCCATCCTCGCGTCGACCGCCTCGGGCGGCACACGCATGCAGGAAGGCGCGCCCGCCTTCGTCGAGATGGTGCGGATCTCCCGCGCCCTGATGGCTCACAAGGCGGCCGGCCTTCCGTATCTGGTGCATCTGCGGCATCCCACCACTGGCGGGGTCTTCGCGTCATGGGGTTCGCTCGGGCACATCACGGTCGCCGAGCCCGGTGCGCTGGTCGGCTTCCTCGGGCCGAAGGTCTACGAAGCCCTGTACGACCAGCCTTTCCCATCCGGTGTGCAGACCTCCGAGCACCTCGCCGCGTACGGCGTGGTCGACGGTGTGGTCGAGGCCGCCGACCTGCCCGTCCTGCTCGACCGGGCGCTGGCCGTGCTGGTCGATCCGCCGGACGAGCCGACGCTGGAGCGGCGTACCGGGGAGATCGGGCCTGCTGACGGCTGGGACTCTGTACTGCGGACCCGCCGCCCCGACCGCGCCGGCGTACGGGAGCTGCTGCGGTACGCCGCGACCAGCACAGTCCGGCTGACCGAACCGGACGCGAGCATGCTCGTCGCGCTGACCCGGCTGGACGGACAGCCTTGCGTCCTGGTCGGCCAGGATCGCTCGCAGGACAAGCCGATGGGCCCGACCGCCCTCCGCCAGGCGCGTCGGGGCATGCACCTGGCCGAAGACCTCGGTCTGCCACTCGTGACCGTGATCGACACCCCGGGCGCCGAACTCTCCGCGGCCGCCGAGGAGGGCGGTATCGGCGCCGAGATCGCCCAGTGCATCGCCACCCTCGCGACCCTCCAGGTGCCGACCATCTCGATCCTGCTCGGCCAGGGCACCGGAGGCGGCGCCTTGGCGTTGCTTCCGGCAACTACTGTGATCGCCGCCGAACATGCCTGGCTCGCACCTCTGCCGCCCGAAGGCGCGAGCGCGATCATGCACGGCGACACCACACAGGCCGCCACCCTGGCCGCGGCCCAGCACATCACCTCGACCGCACTCCGCGCCGACGGCACCGTCCATCACATCGTCCCCGAACCACCCGGCGACACCGCCGAGTCGCTCAGCCGGGCGCTTGCCGCCGAATGCGCGGCTCGCCTCACCGGCTGA
- a CDS encoding helix-turn-helix domain-containing protein, translating to MGREEFSFPGRQAVLDASLRLQLVRAARCDDWAAGRPAQIEVQLFGQDELELRDWLHDRCSAAEELVAVTSTRHQTVESFVPSHRLNVELVEAGLRMTSFFDPSGGSSAVTDFIVSAEEMPYYVACGPIQMKLIDGERVLVEGPVTDDGQRGLMLIGGAEAVNAARQYLKAVRGTAIRAAELRHSEVELTARQHLIAHQLSEGCTDDQIAERLTLSVRTVRYEVSRLLEVLEVRTRFAAGVRYARRKPSAG from the coding sequence ATGGGCCGCGAGGAGTTCTCTTTTCCCGGCCGGCAGGCCGTGCTGGACGCTTCTCTGCGGCTGCAGCTGGTCCGCGCCGCGCGCTGCGACGACTGGGCGGCCGGACGGCCGGCCCAGATCGAGGTGCAGTTGTTCGGCCAGGACGAGCTGGAGTTGCGGGACTGGCTGCACGACAGGTGCTCGGCCGCCGAGGAACTGGTGGCGGTCACCTCGACCCGCCACCAGACGGTGGAGTCGTTCGTCCCGAGTCACCGGCTGAACGTCGAGCTGGTCGAGGCCGGCCTGCGGATGACCAGCTTCTTCGATCCCAGTGGTGGCTCGTCGGCCGTCACCGACTTCATCGTCAGCGCCGAGGAGATGCCGTACTACGTCGCCTGCGGCCCGATCCAGATGAAGCTGATCGACGGCGAGCGGGTGCTGGTCGAGGGGCCGGTCACCGACGACGGGCAGCGCGGCCTGATGCTGATCGGTGGCGCCGAGGCGGTCAACGCGGCCCGGCAGTATCTGAAGGCGGTCCGGGGGACCGCGATCCGGGCGGCCGAGCTGCGCCACAGTGAGGTCGAGCTGACCGCCCGTCAGCACCTGATCGCCCACCAGCTGAGCGAGGGGTGCACCGACGACCAGATCGCGGAGCGGCTCACCCTGAGCGTCCGGACGGTCCGCTACGAGGTGTCCCGGCTGCTCGAGGTGCTGGAGGTCAGGACCAGGTTCGCGGCCGGCGTCCGGTACGCCCGGAGGAAGCCGTCGGCCGGGTGA